One genomic window of Oncorhynchus kisutch isolate 150728-3 linkage group LG24, Okis_V2, whole genome shotgun sequence includes the following:
- the LOC109868961 gene encoding E3 ubiquitin-protein ligase TRIM47 isoform X2, with amino-acid sequence MASKLWTKEEISCPVCLNTLTEPTTLPCGHNFCLDCIRKCWDESGSISSRSNAVSCCPYCRETFRLRPTLTKNSILEKMVEKLKTTLLDTSPGYPYDGPEDVVCDVCTLLGSRRKAKAVRACRECKLSYCQSHLRAHLDILLLQKHTLVGVVVKELQLEKLCPQHDKPLDMYCRLERRCICSLCAVEEHKSHQTVSAETERAKKQALLAVEQIKSNSKLQMKEELLTQLGEAAGSLKGFAQAAVEVSDMIFVELIHSLEKRRAEVRDSIKDREKTLAAQAARAETRLRQDITTLQRRNSDLEKLAQTQDSILFLQRWQPISLLPDREPSVISERHSFGAVMSIITEFKELLKDMNVDFLEKIKQAVANVDILESPVPMTKPQGRQVRRAHSECQPMPPVPLQKAWSISRDFTFGIPKTRPDFLH; translated from the exons ATGGCCTCTAAGCTGTGGACAAAGGAGGAAATTAGCTGTCCAGTCTGTTTGAACACCCTAACAGAGCCTACAACTCTTCCATGTGGACACAACTTCTGCCTCGACTGTATCAGAAAATGCTGGGATGAGAGTGGTAGTATCAGCAGCAGAAGCAATGCGGTTTCCTGCTGTCCTTACTGTCGAGAGACATTCAGATTGCGCCCCACACTGACTAAGAACTCAATACTGGAAAAGATGGTGGAGAAGCTAAAGACTACTTTACTCGATACCTCTCCTGGGTATCCGTACGATGGGCCTGAAGACGTGGTGTGTGACGTGTGTACTCTTCTAGGGTCCAGGAGGAAGGCAAAGGCTGTGAGGGCCTGTCGGGAGTGTAAGCTGTCCTACTGCCAGTCTCACCTTAGAGCCCACCTGGATATCCTTTTGTTACAAAAGCACACTCTGGTGGGTGTGGTGGTCAAGGAGCTGCAACTGGAGAAGCTGTGTCCCCAGCATGACAAACCTCTGGACATGTACTGCAGACTTGAGAGGAGGTGTATCTGTTCTCTGTGTGCAGTTGAGGAACACAAAAGCCACCAAACTGTCTCCGCTGAGACTGAACGGGCCAAGAAACAG GCACTGTTGGCAGTGGAACAGATAAAATCCAACAGTAAACTCCAGATGAAAGAGGAGCTGCTGACACAACTGGGAGAGGCTGCGGGATCTCTTAAA GGATTTGCACAAGCTGCAGTGGAGGTCAGTGACATGATCTTCGTTGAGCTGATCCACTCCCTAgaaaagaggagagcagaggtgagggaCTCCATCAAAGATAGGGAGAAGACTCTGGCTGCTCAGGCAGCAAGAGCAGAGACACGACTGAGACAGGACATAACAACACTGCAAAGGAGAAACAGCGATCTGGAGAAACTCGCCCAAACACAAGACAGCATACTCTTCCTCCAG AGGTGGCAACCCATCAGCCTGCTGCCGGATCGTGAACCTAGTGTTATCAGTGAAAGACATTCATTTGGAGCTGTGATGTCAATTATCACTGAATTCAAGGAGCTGCTTAAGGACATGAATGTTGACTTCTTAGAAAAGATTAAACAAGCAG TTGCAAATGTGGACATTTTGGAATCTCCAGTACCCATGACCAAACCTCAGGGCAGGCAAG TGAGAAGAGCCCATTCTGAATGCCAGCCAATGCCACCGGTGCCATTGCAAAAAGCATGGAGCA TAAGCAGAGATTTCACATTTGGAATTCCTAAGACCAGACCCGACTTCTTACACT AA
- the LOC109868961 gene encoding E3 ubiquitin-protein ligase TRIM16 isoform X1, whose product MASKLWTKEEISCPVCLNTLTEPTTLPCGHNFCLDCIRKCWDESGSISSRSNAVSCCPYCRETFRLRPTLTKNSILEKMVEKLKTTLLDTSPGYPYDGPEDVVCDVCTLLGSRRKAKAVRACRECKLSYCQSHLRAHLDILLLQKHTLVGVVVKELQLEKLCPQHDKPLDMYCRLERRCICSLCAVEEHKSHQTVSAETERAKKQALLAVEQIKSNSKLQMKEELLTQLGEAAGSLKGFAQAAVEVSDMIFVELIHSLEKRRAEVRDSIKDREKTLAAQAARAETRLRQDITTLQRRNSDLEKLAQTQDSILFLQRWQPISLLPDREPSVISERHSFGAVMSIITEFKELLKDMNVDFLEKIKQAVANVDILESPVPMTKPQGRQVRRAHSECQPMPPVPLQKAWSISRDFTFGIPKTRPDFLHYAFQLTLDTDTAHRNLCFSDQNRKVTLVKSRGQSRTRSRLPKTFDFWEQVLCWEGLTGARYYWEADWRGKGVFIGVTYESIQRGGRGLACGLGYNVKSWSLQCSDTSYSAWHDNIETKITAKVSSPRIGVYLDHKAGTLSFYSISDSSMILLHSFLSEDFSEPLYPGFGVGVQSSLILCQLGRQRQLRT is encoded by the exons ATGGCCTCTAAGCTGTGGACAAAGGAGGAAATTAGCTGTCCAGTCTGTTTGAACACCCTAACAGAGCCTACAACTCTTCCATGTGGACACAACTTCTGCCTCGACTGTATCAGAAAATGCTGGGATGAGAGTGGTAGTATCAGCAGCAGAAGCAATGCGGTTTCCTGCTGTCCTTACTGTCGAGAGACATTCAGATTGCGCCCCACACTGACTAAGAACTCAATACTGGAAAAGATGGTGGAGAAGCTAAAGACTACTTTACTCGATACCTCTCCTGGGTATCCGTACGATGGGCCTGAAGACGTGGTGTGTGACGTGTGTACTCTTCTAGGGTCCAGGAGGAAGGCAAAGGCTGTGAGGGCCTGTCGGGAGTGTAAGCTGTCCTACTGCCAGTCTCACCTTAGAGCCCACCTGGATATCCTTTTGTTACAAAAGCACACTCTGGTGGGTGTGGTGGTCAAGGAGCTGCAACTGGAGAAGCTGTGTCCCCAGCATGACAAACCTCTGGACATGTACTGCAGACTTGAGAGGAGGTGTATCTGTTCTCTGTGTGCAGTTGAGGAACACAAAAGCCACCAAACTGTCTCCGCTGAGACTGAACGGGCCAAGAAACAG GCACTGTTGGCAGTGGAACAGATAAAATCCAACAGTAAACTCCAGATGAAAGAGGAGCTGCTGACACAACTGGGAGAGGCTGCGGGATCTCTTAAA GGATTTGCACAAGCTGCAGTGGAGGTCAGTGACATGATCTTCGTTGAGCTGATCCACTCCCTAgaaaagaggagagcagaggtgagggaCTCCATCAAAGATAGGGAGAAGACTCTGGCTGCTCAGGCAGCAAGAGCAGAGACACGACTGAGACAGGACATAACAACACTGCAAAGGAGAAACAGCGATCTGGAGAAACTCGCCCAAACACAAGACAGCATACTCTTCCTCCAG AGGTGGCAACCCATCAGCCTGCTGCCGGATCGTGAACCTAGTGTTATCAGTGAAAGACATTCATTTGGAGCTGTGATGTCAATTATCACTGAATTCAAGGAGCTGCTTAAGGACATGAATGTTGACTTCTTAGAAAAGATTAAACAAGCAG TTGCAAATGTGGACATTTTGGAATCTCCAGTACCCATGACCAAACCTCAGGGCAGGCAAG TGAGAAGAGCCCATTCTGAATGCCAGCCAATGCCACCGGTGCCATTGCAAAAAGCATGGAGCA TAAGCAGAGATTTCACATTTGGAATTCCTAAGACCAGACCCGACTTCTTACACT ATGCTTTTCAACTCACTCTAGACACTGATACAGCACACCGCAACTTGTGCTTCTCTGACCAGAACCGCAAGGTGACTCTGGTCAAGTCCAGAGGTCAATCCAGGACCAGGTCACGTCTCCCGAAGACCTTTGACTTCTGGGAACAAGTGCTGTGCTGGGAGGGCTTGACCGGTGCCCGTTACTACTGGGAGGCAGATTGGAGAGGCAAAGGAGTGTTCATTGGAGTGACCTATGAGAGCATTCAGAGGGGAGGCAGGGGACTAGCGTGTGGCCTGGGGTACAATGTAAAGTCATGGAGCTTACAGTGCTCTGACACCAGTTACTCAGCATGGCACGATAACATTGAAACCAAGATCACTGCCAAGGTCTCATCCCCTAGAATAGGGGTTTATTTAGATCACAAAGCAGGAACTCTGTCTTTTTACAGCATCTCTGACTCCTCCATGATTCTGCTCCATAGTTTTTTGTCAGAGGACTTCTCAGAGCCACTGTATCCTGGTTTTGGTGTTGGGGTACAATCCTCGTTGATACTTTGCCAATTGGGGAGACAACGACAATTGAGGACATAG